The following proteins are encoded in a genomic region of Toxotes jaculatrix isolate fToxJac2 chromosome 3, fToxJac2.pri, whole genome shotgun sequence:
- the aldh4a1 gene encoding delta-1-pyrroline-5-carboxylate dehydrogenase, mitochondrial, with protein sequence MLRVRAAVGRSWRGLKTFPCAAVEVKNEPILGFKEGSAERKELLKALDSLKGTTEEIPCVVGDEHVWTKDIRYQLSPFDHSHKVAKFCYADKELINKAILASVAARKEWDLKPVQDRAQVLFKAADVLSGPRRAEILAKTMIGQGKTVVQAEIDAAAELIDFFRFNAKHAIELEKQQPLDAEGSTNTMLYRGLEGFVAAVAPFNFTAIGGNLAGTPALMGNVVLWKPSDTAMSASYAVYRVLRECGLPPNIIQFLPADGPVFGDAITSSQHLAGINFTGSVPTFKRLWKQVAQNLDTYRTFPRLAGECGGKNFHFVHKSADIQSVVTGTVRSAFEYGGQKCSACSRMYVPDSTWPQIKQGLLDIHKNIKVGDPVEDFSTFFSAVIDDKSFGRIKKWLDHAKSSPNLKVIAGGNCDDKKGYFVEPTIVETKDPQDAIMKEEIFGPVLTVYVYPENNFEEVLQLIDHTSPYALTGAVFAQDKTVIEQAAKTLRNAAGNYYVNDKSTGSVVAQQPFGGARASGTNDKPGGPHYVLRWTSPQVVKQTHVPLREWRYPYMG encoded by the exons ATGCTCCGAGTGAGGGCGGCGGTGGGTCGGTCTTGGCGGGG gttgaAAACCTTCCCCTGTGCAGCTGTGGAGGTGAAAAACGAGCCGATCCTGGGTTTCAAAGAGGGAagtgcagaaagaaaagagctgcTGAAG gcCTTGGACAGTCTGAAGGGGACGACGGAGGAGATCCCCTGTGTGGTCGGAGATGAACATGTGTGGACCAAAGACATCAGATATCAGTTATCT CCGTTCGATCACTCACACAAGGTGGCAAAGTTCTGTTATGCTGACAAG GAGCTGATAAACAAAGCCATCCTGGCATCTGTAGCAGCGAGGAAAGAGTGGGACCTGAAGCCCGTCCAGGACCGGGCCCAGGTCCTCTTCAAGGCAGCCGATGTCCTCAGCGGACCCAGGAGGGCAGAGATCCTGGCCAAGACCATGATTGGACAG ggTAAGACGGTGGTGCAGGCAGAGATCGATGCCGCGGCAGAGCTGATCGACTTCTTCAGGTTTAACGCCAAACACGCGATTGagctggagaagcagcagcCGTTAGATGCAGAGGGAAGCACGAACACCATGCTGTACCGTGGACTGGAG GGTTTCGTCGCAGCTGTGGCTCCTTTTAACTTCACTGCGATTGGTGGAAACCTGGCAGGTACCCCGGCTCTGATG GGTAACGTCGTTCTGTGGAAGCCCAGTGACACCGCCATGTCTGCGAGCTACGCTGTCTACAGAGTCCTGAGGGAGTGCGGTCTGCCCCCAAACATCATCCAGTTCCTGCCGGCGGACGGTCCCGTGTTCGGAGACGCCATCACCTCCTCTCAGCACCTGGCAGGCATCAACTTCACCGGCAGCGTCCC GACGTTCAAGCGTCTGTGGAAGCAGGTCGCCCAGAACCTGGACACCTACAGGACCTTCCCCCGGCTGGCAGGAG AGTGCGGTGGGAAGAACTTCCACTTCGTCCACAAGTCTGCGGATATTCAGAGCGTGGTGACGGGCACGGTGCGCTCGGCGTTTGAGTACGGAGGTCAAAAGTGTTCGGCCTGCTCCAGGATGTACGTTCCAGACAGCACGTGGCCGCAGATCAAACAGGGACTTCTGGACATtcacaaaaacatcaaagtggGAGAC cctgtggaggacTTCAGCACCTTTTTCTCGGCAGTGATAGACGATAag TCTTTTGGTCGGATAAAGAAGTGGCTCGATCACGCCAAGTCTTCTCCGAACCTGAAGGTCATTGCCGGCGGTAACTGCGACGATAAGAAGGGTTACTTTGTGGAGCCGACCATCGTCGAGACCAAAGACCCACAGGACGCCATCATGAAGGAG GAAATCTTTGGTCCGGTTCTGACGGTTTATGTTTATCCTGAGAACAACTTCGAGGAGGTTCTGCAGCTGATAGACCACACGTCCCCGTACGCTCTGACAGGAGCAGTGTTCGCTCAGGACAA GACCGTGATCGAACAGGCGGCTAAAACCCTGAGAAACGCTGCAGGAAACTACTACGTCAACGACAAGTCCACCGGCTCCGTCGTCGCTCAGCAGCCGTTTGGTGGTGCCAGAGCTTCAG GGACTAACGACAAACCTGGAGGGCCACACTATGTCCTGAGGTGGACGTCTCCGCAGGTGGTGAAGCAGACCCACGTCCCCCTCAGAGAGTGGAGGTACCCCTACATGGGCTGA